One Helianthus annuus cultivar XRQ/B chromosome 7, HanXRQr2.0-SUNRISE, whole genome shotgun sequence genomic region harbors:
- the LOC110867180 gene encoding LRR receptor-like serine/threonine-protein kinase EFR: MIKGDPQGLLTSWNHSSTDFCQWQGVTCSPRHQRVTHLNLSSGGLIGTLSPSVGNLSFIRVIQLSHSSFSGEIPPEIGRLFRLRELHLRNNSFTGSIPDTITNCSNLQLLSLGNNNLVGKIPDGIGSLSMLSFVSLYGNILQGGVPPFIANLTLLDTLSLSYCQLGGSFPNLFHRLTNLRRLSLAGNNLIGTFLPSLYNCSSLEEVWLYHNKLTGRLPKNLGSIMPHLVVLLLGNNHKYGNLVSIPPTLHKLDLSNNYFGEKLPSLTNGSALTYLDLSNNYFVGSLHNLVCSNGVNTIELVHLGHNQLSGVIPECWEKWSSLKVLLLSENNLSGEIPRTLGSVPLLQLVFMGWNMISGSLPSSLTNLSYLKILELENNNLAGIIPPWIGMKLTMLKILNLRSNNFYGNTPNQLCYLSHVQVLDLAHNNLSGNIPRCFNNFSVLSGKETNLEVQFSFTFDDVIFTVYDLLVMKGREDTYGSILGLVTLLDLSSNNLSGQIPRRIPIGTQIQSFNESSFIGNKLCGAPLTNDCVHVDKPDTTSDQKEDGGSHKVDWGLIISIALGFIIGFWGIVVSLMLNRSWRITYFRLLRKLIKV; encoded by the exons ATGATTAAAGGTGACCCACAAGGTCTTTTGACCTCATGGAACCATTCCAGCACTGATTTCTGCCAATGGCAAGGCGTTACATGCAGCCCTCGCCACCAAAGAGTCACCCACTTGAACCTCTCATCTGGAGGCTTAATTGGTACACTGTCTCCTTCCGTCGGAAATCTAAGCTTTATCAGGGTCATTCAGCTCTCTCACAGCTCATTTTCTGGTGAAATTCCACCTGAAATTGGGCGTCTCTTTAGATTACGAGAATTACACCTTCGTAACAACTCTTTCACGGGAAGCATTCCGGACACCATAACGAATTGCTCCAACCTCCAACTCCTTAGCTTGGGTAACAATAATCTGGTCGGCAAGATCCCCGATGGGATTGGTTCATTGTCCATGCTAAGTTTCGTCTCCCTTTACGGCAACATTCTACAAGGCGGGGTTCCACCCTTCATCGCAAATCTTACATTGCTTGATACACTTTCTCTCAGCTACTGTCAACTTGGTGGAAGCTTTCCCAACTTATTCCACAGGCTGACTAACCTGAGAAGACTTTCACTGGCTGGAAACAACCTTATTGGTACCTTTCTACCTTCTCTTTATAATTGTTCATCTTTAGAAGAAGTGTGGCTCTACCATAATAAACTCACTGGTAGATTACCCAAAAATCTAGGTTCAATAATGCCTCATCTTGTAGTACTTTTATTGGGAAACAATCATAAATACGGAAATTTAGTGTCCATCCCTCCGACACTTCATAAGCTGGACCTGTCAAATAACTATTTTGGTGAAAAATTACCTTCTCTCACAAACGGTTCGGCTTTAACATATTTGGACCTATCAAATAACTATTTTGTTGGATCATTACATAATTTGGTTTGTTCCAACGGGGTGAACACGATCGAGTTGGTTCATTTGGGACATAATCAGTTGTCGGGTGTTATTCCGGAGTGTTGGGAGAAGTGGTCGAGCTTGAAAGTCTTACTCTTAAGTGAAAATAATTTGTCTGGTGAGATTCCAAGAACATTGGGCTCTGTACCTTTGTTGCAATTAGTGTTCATGGGTTGGAACATGATTTCAGGAAGCTTACCTTCTTCGCTAACGAATCTGTCATACTTAAAGATCCTTGAACTTGAAAATAATAATCTTGCAGGAATCATTCCACCATGGATTGGAATGAAACTCACTATGTTGAAAATTCTCAATCTTAGATCCAACAATTTTTACGGAAATACTCCTAACCAGCTATGTTATCTTTCACATGTTCAAGTACTGGATCTCGCTCATAATAACCTCTCAGGAAATATTCCTAGATGCTTCAACAACTTTAGTGTGCTTTCGGGCAAAGAAACTAATTTAGAGGTTCAATTTTCATTCACTTTTGACGATGTTATTTTTACTGTTTATGATTTATTGGTGATGAAGGGACGAGAAGACACTTATGGATCTATCCTAGGACTAGTCACGCTTTTGGACCTTTCGAGCAACAATTTGTCTGGGCAGATCCCTA GAAGAATTCCAATAGGTACACAAATTCAAAGCTTCAATGAGTCCAGTTTCATTGGAAACAAACTTTGTGGAGCTCCACTAACTAATGATTGTGTTCATGTTGACAAACCTGATACAACAAGCGACCAAAAAGAAGACGGTGGATCACACAAAGTAGATTGGGGGTTGATTATTAGCATAGCGCTTGGATTTATTATTGGGTTTTGGGGCATTGTGGTTTCATTAATGCTCAATAGATCATGGAGAATCACATATTTCCGTCTCTTGAGGAAATTGATCAAGGTATAA